TTAACTGTTACCCCTGGAAAATGTGggagtagacacacacacacacacacacacacacacacacacacacacacacacacacacacacacaggtagaaGCACACTTACTGTACACGAACAGAAGTCCATAACTCACTCCAGTGCAATCAGCGGTCACATGCACACAGCGGATGAGTTAGTGTTTAATCTCCTCACCAGCACTGATCAGAAGCATCCCATATGAAGTCACATCCAGTCCATAGATATGGATgtgtgttgaaggaaaaaatctTCGGTGGTTTCTTcccctcctgtttttttttttttcctttactgtCTCCCACAATCTAGCCCTGTCCCTTGCAActctgtttcactttatttcttTGTGTTGGCTCATGTTCTCTAATCTGCCTcttacactgaaaaaaatgatactttggatcaacttaaaaaaattactgtaattactgaaaaaaatgatactttggatcaacttaaaaaaattacTGTAATTTGTTACACCTAAATTTATTAGTTTTTCTCAAATTAAATTTATGATGTGGTTGAAACCATAAACTTTGATTTActggaaatacatttttgaccttaagacaaagaaagaaattgCATTCatacaaagtaaaaatataattcATAACAAAGACCGTAAACAATTTTTATCCTTTGTTACaacttaatttttcattttggaaaaaacTAATTTTTACTATTACATATAAGTATAGATTTTACTTTGGTATAAACTAATTGAATTGCTGTAAttttgttacatgcattttttttttaatttttctcaaGTTAAATTTCTGATTCAGTACAAAGTATAATTTTAATTATACCTTAATCAATACATTATATTTAGTCCCAAGCCAAAGTGTTACTTAATGTAGGTCAAGTAGGTCAAATaatgatggttttttttttactttttacaacttaaattttcaccacaaacaaaagCTAAATTCCCTATAATATAAAACTAGAATTCACTGAACCGATTCACTGCAGATAAAactaaaaacaggaaaattCTCTTCAAAAGACCGTTTATTTTTGATGATTCTGAAAATTGCATCACcgttcaaaataataataaaaaacccATCAAAAACTTAATAAAACTATGTCAATGTTGTTACCAGTACAACAGgccagtgtgtgttttacacaacaacacttaggaaaaaaaaactttcatgtaaaattaaataaaatgtggtcttttcatcatgtttttttttacacctaaTGAAACTGTAAACACATCAACTTACACATCTTAACATGTAAAACTGGTTTGTTCACCTCTTCTTTAAAACGTCAGAGATCCAAAGTAACAGCATTataaaacagtaacagtaataaaacagtataaaaatagAAACAGTGTTAACTCTTTGCTATCATTTGACAAAATGATATAAATGTAGGaatatcattatttttgaaCCATTACAAATGCAGGGGAccccaaaaaataaagcaaggaaaaacacagctgctgtgagtgCAATTATGAATAAAGGCAGttcaaggaaaaaaacataaccacTAGTGCTCTTACACTGCTTACTGAATTTAGCATTATTCACATTTCAGTGTTGATATATGTGCCACAATATTTATACAACAGAAAGAATTCTGTTAACACAGAAAATCACAAATTAAATCGTGTTTTGAATTAAAGCTAGTTTCTCTCTTATGTAACAATGACCCCTTACATTATCCTGGAATGTATTTGAATACAAGCAATAAAACAGAACAACATGTTGTATCTAAATGTCTTTCTTTGAGCAACCCCATATTTAGAGCTTGACACTCAGACTGCACACTCTGCGTGTCATTCTCTTTGGTTCAATCTCCATGAATATTTTCTGCAGCGCATCGAAAGTGTGTTTGAGCTCACCTGGATAGCTCAAGTTTAGAGCATAGATGAGGCCAAATAAGAGGGCACATCAATGTGCAACTGATGGCAGCTCATTAAGCACCTCCACACCTTTAATAATGATGCCTATGTCACATGGTGGCTTTAACGGATCCTCTTCCTCCCTGATGACAAACACCGCCATTGTGCACTGCTGAAGCTCTCTTTCGGCGTCATCCTTCTCAGCAACCTGACAAAAGACAAGACATTTATTGTACTCCCGAGTGTCAAGTGAATCAAAAAAAAGTAAGTACCATTTCTGTTACACTTATATTGTGTTTATTCTGTCGCATCTCGTTAAATTCCATACTTGTATTTCTTCACTGGTCGCATCTCGTTAAATTCCATACTTGTATTTCTTCACTGATAGATAAGAGATATTTGTTATCGTTTTATGATTACGACTGAGTTGCTTGTGTGTTTGGTAAGTATAAATAGTCAGTAACTCAGGTGTTAATGGCTCCATGGGAAGCAGACGTGCGCTGTGACAGCCCTTGTTAAATGCTGTATTTGACCAGTAGATGGTGGTATTGGGCCATGTAACTCAGCTTTTTGATATAATATGTGTGGATATTGGGTTGTTAACTTGGTTACTATTGCTGTATTTGCACATATGAAAATTGTGTATATTTTTCTGTTCTATGATTACGTTGTCAGGATTGTAGTGTTGAATAATGTGCTTATTATTGAACCTAGAataggggtgtcaaactcaatTTCATCTTGGGCCACATCAGCATTAGGTTTGCCCTCAAAGGGCTGGTTGTAAATGTAAGACAATACAATTGTATCTATATCACATAATTGCCTCTGCATTTGATTAATATTGATtttataacaataacaataagcTCTAATAGCAAAAATCTTGCAAGTAGACATTCACTTGTACAATtatgtattaaaaaatgaaacagattaaGTAGTGTCTGTGaacaaactttaaaactgtttaaaatattAGTATTTTTGCAGTAAGATGatctgctgctctgtttcataTGAAGAGTTCTGTGGTTCTGATTAGTGTGGAGGAACAGTGATGCTCCGTGTTTTCTGCTCTCACAGTCACATGACGTCTCTGTGGGTCAGACTCGTGGCTCTGTACTCTGCTGTCAGACACGTTTTACATAAATGATTTGCAGCAGAGTTTCTCATCTTTCttataaaacacaaacttaTTCTACACTTGGTGGTGCGACGCGGTACAATGCCACCTCTGTCGCTGTTTTCATCGCGGTCTGCTCTGATGAAATGACGAGGAGAcacaggagagggaggagggagcgCTTGTTTTGTGTGAGCGCGGCAGCAGGCGTCCAGTAAGAGCGGTGCGGacacagacaggaggagagagaaaacagaggaaggTTACAGTGGCAGCTTCTTGAtgccaaaaatgaaacatatttgcGTCCTAATGAAATGTATCGATACGCTAGTGCTGCACTGATTTGTTTCCAATTCATGTTCAGCTTTTTACCGATACAGGCCATCTGAACTGATGCACTAGTATCTTACACATTAAAGTCCGATGCATCAGATACACCCATAATGATGCATCTAGCTACTAAATGACTTCAGTATGTGTGTAAAAGGGATGCATTCTCGGACATGTAGTTATTGGACACCATACTTCTGTAATGCAGTTTAGGCTTGTATgatgcaaatgatattttttgCAACTTCTCGCGGGCCACATAAAATGAGATGGCGGGCTGGATTTGGCCCGCAGGCCTTGAGTTTGACACGTGATCTAGAACCTCAAACATTCAGCTTTATGGCAAGTAAAATATTGGTCCAAGTATTTAAAGCTATCCTCTAAAAAGTTCTAACATCTGCTgtgacataaaaatattaaatagtACAGTAGCATACATACATACTTCAGTTAAGATTCACtataatattatttaaaaatgtgttttcttcttgtttctAACATTGCATGTTTGAGCTCCACTGTGTAGAATgatgtgtgtgcaaagtttgttaTAGTTATAGAGATCAGGGCAGACTCAGATTCCTCCAGAGCTCCTCAGAGTCCAGTAAGTGTCTGGAagtgagcagcagctcctggtCTCTGCTCCATCTAGTCCTCATTGTGAGACTGCTCGCAGTATATCTGGACAAGTGTTCATGCTCCATCTGCTAGAGTTTACTTGCTCACTGTATGTTATGTattgtatgttgtgtgtgtagTGTAGACATTTTAAATGGCATCAGCAAATGTACATGAATTTATTATCATAAATCAGTCTGAGTAGTTTTATAGGACCTGAGATCATGTAAATGAGCTTTAAAGTTTAAATACCCAATGTCCTATCTTGTCTGAAGCTGAAGTGATTAACTGCAAAATATCTTACCAGAAACTCCTTGATCAGTTTTTGTACGTCTTCCCCAAGGTACAAGATGAGGCACTTCAGCAGACACTCTCTCTTTAGGCTCACATCCAGGCTCTAGGTGAGagtgcaaaacacaaacaacgcAAAATCATGCTGTCAAATTGTGCAACTTGACTGAAGATGCAAACACGAAAATGTATAAATGAGAATTTAGACCTACAGTAATTGCTGTATAACAAATTGTTTGGGCAAACCAGTGAATAGCCTGTCAAACTCAGAAGATAAACATTGTCCAACATGTGATCTAACTCCACAATCAAATGTGCTGACAATATGACACATGAACGTGATTGCTTTTATTTACAATTTTACTATTTATCTGATACAAGGCAAGTTTTGCAGTATTGAGCAAATACACACCTGATCAAGAACTTTCAGCACACCCCGTGTCTTCTCTCTGACAGCTCCTCCCTTGTTCCTGATGATCTCAATCAGCTTGCTGTGGTGCTTGTCCAAAGAAGCCAGGAATCGCGGTTGAAGTGGAACAGTAGTAATCCTCATAAATTCAGCATTGAtctatataaaacaaaatatcacaAGCAAATGTTATTACATTgtatattacatattacattaaaactgtgtggtgtgtgagatcttttttgtgacttttttgtgaCAGGACCTAAATATGCATTCTGAATTGCTTTGGCTTAATCAATATCATTTGATTTACAGGCCACCACTGACCTATTGCTACTGAAAAAGTTACTTACCTCATCCACTGTGAACAATGCAGGCCATCTCTCTTTCACCTCTTCCACTCCTGATTCCTTTGCCACAATTTCTTGTCTTCGCAGTGAAAAGGTCTTGTCCATTTTGTTCTTTATCACTGCACGATTGTTTCGCTTCCTCACTCAAAAGTGTCACTCTGTCATCTTCCAAATTATCTGGAGTCTCTCCAGTTGGAATGTCAGGAATGTGGTTGGCTTCTCCTCTCCTAGGTCTCTTTACTTTTTTTGCTGGCAATGCATCCTCCGGAGCTTTGGACTTCAGTGAATTTGCAAGTAATTCAGCACATCCTATGCCCTTTAGCTGAGTTCGGTAGTTGCCCATTTTTGTCTTCAGCCGGCCTTTCCATCCGTAGCAACCGTTGTACGAACCAGGTTCAGAGAGGCATGGATGCTTCTTGATTAGTGCTTCGGCTACGTCACTGAAGTCAGCATCTGTTGGGTAGGGTTTGTACTTGTAAATCTCTTCAGCTACCTTTTTCAGAATATCTGATATTGTTTTAGGACTTGGTGTCAATGGTCTCTTGTTTGACCTATACACTGAATTTCCCTTTTCTAACTGCAGTTCAGTGTCATAGGAGAATGCTGGTATCGGAAACTCTCTTGGCCACATCTGGGTTCTTGTAGAGACAGAGCTGGAGGGTGAGGACAGGAGCTCTGTGTCATCTGTTTGAGTAGATTCTACCTCATCACAGACAGGGATGGCTGGGCTATCATCAGATACTGGGATGACCTTGATAGTTGCCAAATTTTCAAGTTCAGTAGTAGATGTCAAGTTCACTAGTGCATCTCCAAAGTCTCTGTCTTGGTACTGCAGTCTAAAATTGCCATTTAATCCACACATCTTCCTGACTTGATTGATAAGCTCTTCCACTGTCTCTGGAATTCCACCAGGCAGAATTAGCTTCCTGGTGTCATCAGGATTTAAAATCACTCGCAACTTAGCTGGCCTTTTCTCTGCCATGTCAGCCCATCCAAAAGGATCTAGTAAAGACaagaataaaaatacagtattagGTGTGGTACAAAATTAGCCATAACTTAGAGCCAATTCATAGTCAAAATTCTGGTGAAAAAATTCTGgtgaaaaaataagacatttcacagtaaatatgaactgaatatgtatgaatgaatgaaataatgaatgaatgaatgaatgaatgaaagagaaaGGAAATTACCAATATTTGTGAAAATCAAACTGCTAAGGCCTAATGTTACCTTCAAAAAAAATATGCCTATTTCATTAGAATTAGGTCAGGAGCTATTAGAGGAAAAGGGGACATTCTTGGCAAACTGggtgcatttttttctgacaattaAATAGACTAataaaacaaaagcatgtgaaaaaatgagaaaattaatTGAGAAAACCTACACCCATTCATATACAACCttatacatgtatgtatctCTTCAGAGAGATGATGCGCCGTCCGCCAACCATGTAGTGAGCCAGAGGGTAGGGATCTGTCAGTTCTTGCACCCCAACAAGCCGTAGTTCTTTAGTAGCAGATACGACTAAGTCATAGGCTCGATAATGCTCCAGGTACCAGGCATTCAGTTttttgacaataaaaaatagTGTCTCTTGTAGCACAATCATCTGAACTATTTCACAAAACTCTGGAAGTCCAGCCAGCGACCCATGGGCTACCACCATTCCAGTCCTGTAGTTGTAACCATTGTAGGATACATTTTTTGCAAGGTTCACAGTGTCCATATGTGGGTGTTTCTCTTTGACTGCCAGTACAATATCCTCATTCAGAACATCAAGGGGAAGTGTTGAAAGATCAGTAACCTCCAGAGATGGCTTAGAAAATCCAGACATGTGCAGATTATATGCAGTTTGAAATTGGTGCCTCTGGGCTAATGAATACAATACATTTTTGTAACAGTTTGTATGACGGATTACTCTTTTGAAGAAGCTATGTTTTGCTTCAAATCTCATAGTCCATAGTGCAACAAGGGGGCCAAACTGGCGGATCAACAGGGGATAATGCTCCAAGAAGTGATGTTTGGGCCGAATTCTTTCATGGGGGAAAACCTCTTGGAATACTGCCCTGTGTTCGGATATCTTGAAGTCTAGATAAGAAATAGAGTCCTCAGTATGAAGAGGTGCAACAACAAGTTCTACTATGTCTTTTAATTCACACAGGACCTGCCACACTGGTTCACTTGAAGGAACTCTGGCTCCaatcaagagaggaagaaatctCAGCAGGCTCCAATTCTCATGTGCATTTCCTCCAATTGTTCTTTTTGTAGTGTAGGTGAGGGGCACAAGATGGGGGCGGTTTGTCTTATCAGTCCACTTAAATGGAAACGTTGTTATTGCTTCATTCAAATTGgctaatgtaaaatattttttagaaaTCAGTACATCAAGACAAAGAGCAATCTCAACTGGGATAATTCCTTCAAACAGATCATGAGCTATATCTGAGGGAAAACTCTCTGTCACACTGAAATATGACAGATTTTCTGACAgcacacactttgtttttacaCCAAAATGACAATTCAATGAATTTTCTTCGATAGCTCTCAGATGAGAAGTATGAATTTCCTTTATTCTTAAACAGAATGCTCCAGACTTGACTTCTTTTGTTTGAATGTCTACATTTTCTGCTGTACAAAATCTGCAAAAATATTTACCTGAAAAATTTTCCACGAAACCTGCGATACCGTGGGCCCCGAGATTGTCTGCTACTACACAATGAACAAAGCCTTTCACAGTTTTCCCCAACTTGGCAATAAACAGTCCTTGTTGTTGTAATGTGATAAGATCATCTATTAAGGGCTTCAGTACACTGTCAAAACCATAACACTTGACATCCTCACTACGAATAAGTGcagctaaatatatattagatAGTGATGAGTGACAACTAGCAGGTAAGTTTCCTAATGCCCAATATACCCCAcagattttgtgtttttttctcgaGGTACCAAGGGGATTGCAGACTTCAAAATCATCTACGTACAAAATAAGTGAAATTGCACACTCTTTTGACAACTGCAAATTTTCTTTATAATTACTACCATCATAAAAGCACCTATACTGAATTCTATCAGATTGAATTTGATGAGGAGATTTCAAATTGATTGATAGATCTAGAAAAGTTTGACAACTTAGACTCTGCTGTAACGATTTTAGTATAGAGATGTATTGaaatgattttttgttttgggaGTCGAGTACAAATTCTGTAGGTTctactgttttaaaatgttttttgtagtACGCCTTTTGCTTCCAGGCAGTGGAAAGTGGGCCACGACCACTAAATGATGCTGTGATTGGATTTGACTTGCAAATAGTAGATGCTAACTCTTGCAGAACAGTTTCATCTACTTGACAGTTGCCATTCCGTAAGTGGTGAGATATGGTTTGATGGATAAGAGGGACAGAAGCAGTGCTAATTAAATAGTCAAACTCTTGCAAAAGTTCATCAACAGCAACACTAGACACAAGATAAATATGTTCTAGCTTCAGTAAGAGAGAGGCAACTTTGAGCTCAACATTATGTGTCAAGTCATTTAAATCAAAACTTGAATCATCCAAGTCCTCTGCACTTAAATCTGGGGGCTCAAAACCAACACTATCAGAACAATCACTTTCAACAGAAACACCCAAACTTGACCCCTGTTTCTCTACTATTTCAGGCTTTAAGTCATTTACTGAGCAATTCTTATGATTTCTGCTTCTGTGAGTCCGAAATGAACCATAAATATTTGTTCTGTACGAACACCCCTGAAACACACAATCAGCAGTTTCACTATTTTTCAGATGCTGAGCTATATGTTGAAAATAGTCTGTTAAAGTTGAACGTTCATTGCAGTTGCATAAGAGACATTTAAATGTGGTTAGTTCAGTTTGTGAGGATGGCTGATGAGATCTTGACAAGTGGGTCAAAAGTGCCTTCCAAGTTTTGCAGGTACACGGACAGTTTAAATGGATGCATGGATAGGAATGGCGGCGTCCATAATGTCTGTGTTCAAGTTTATAATGTTTAAGAAGCTCAGATCTTCGTGACACAGAGGCACCACAGTCTTTGCATTTCAACATTCATTGGAAGActgggaaagaaaaagaagaccCACCTTACNGTACTGACAGAAAAGAGAATGGAATACAAAtggttctttttttctg
The window above is part of the Epinephelus moara isolate mb chromosome 5, YSFRI_EMoa_1.0, whole genome shotgun sequence genome. Proteins encoded here:
- the LOC126390112 gene encoding uncharacterized protein LOC126390112 — translated: MDKTFSLRRQEIVAKESGVEEVKERWPALFTVDEINAEFMRITTVPLQPRFLASLDKHHSKLIEIIRNKGGAVREKTRGVLKVLDQSLDVSLKRECLLKCLILYLGEDVQKLIKEFLVAEKDDAERELQQCTMAVFVIREEEDPLKPPCDIGIIIKGVEVLNELPSVAH